The following are encoded in a window of Candidatus Poribacteria bacterium genomic DNA:
- a CDS encoding type II toxin-antitoxin system VapC family toxin, whose product MKNGRNEESEFLLVRRKCIRQTVRRRTKRYVEEKGTQLVNYLFTRVPLERMICLFDGGGEVIFVFVRRRNEGKITTTHFNQLREHFETEFVDRDEVEQVFQTEDQITDSWDLIENHSINSTDAILLQCALDRTNELRIEGDNLVLVSSDKRLLRAAQNEGLLTFNPETDGQTALDVLIDPP is encoded by the coding sequence TTGAAGAACGGGAGAAACGAAGAGAGTGAATTTCTTCTGGTTAGACGCAAGTGCATACGCCAAACGGTACGTAGAAGAACCAAACGGTACGTAGAAGAAAAAGGGACACAATTGGTTAACTACCTCTTCACACGTGTTCCTTTAGAACGTATGATCTGTTTGTTTGACGGTGGAGGCGAGGTCATTTTCGTCTTCGTGCGCCGGAGAAATGAAGGTAAAATTACCACAACGCATTTCAATCAGCTCCGAGAGCACTTTGAAACTGAATTTGTTGATCGCGATGAGGTGGAGCAAGTATTCCAAACCGAGGATCAAATAACCGATTCGTGGGATCTTATTGAAAACCATTCGATCAACAGTACCGACGCTATCCTCCTACAATGTGCGCTTGATAGAACTAATGAACTACGGATAGAAGGAGATAATCTGGTTCTGGTCAGTTCCGATAAACGCCTCCTACGAGCCGCACAAAACGAAGGGTTGCTCACGTTCAATCCTGAAACCGATGGTCAAACCGCCTTAGATGTCCTGATTGATCCACCATAA
- a CDS encoding SMP-30/gluconolactonase/LRE family protein: MALDVRNTQLLDLVDAGADIEQIATGCQFTEGPLWHATGQFLLFSDIPANKMRKWDDDAGMTIFRDPSGKSNGLTYDKGGHLIACEHANRRVSLTTADGDVITIASHYQGKRLNSPNDIVVKSDGSLYFTDPPYGLSAAYGVESEKELDFQGVYRLSSDYETLTLLVDDFDRPNGICFSPDESILYINDTERMHVRAFDIQPDGTLTNDRVFGEEEGDNGKPDGMKADVQGNVYLTGPDGIWVFAPDGTHLGIILVPERAANLAWGGDDWKTLFITASTSVYRIECKIAGVPVP; the protein is encoded by the coding sequence ATGGCACTTGACGTACGCAACACACAATTATTAGATTTGGTTGATGCCGGGGCAGACATTGAACAAATAGCAACAGGCTGCCAATTCACCGAGGGACCGCTCTGGCACGCAACTGGACAGTTCCTACTTTTCAGCGACATCCCTGCTAACAAGATGCGGAAATGGGATGACGATGCCGGGATGACGATTTTCCGAGATCCCTCTGGAAAATCAAACGGATTGACCTACGACAAAGGTGGACATCTCATCGCCTGTGAACACGCAAACCGACGAGTATCACTCACAACCGCTGATGGCGATGTTATCACTATTGCCTCGCACTATCAGGGCAAACGCTTGAACAGTCCCAACGATATTGTCGTCAAATCCGATGGAAGTCTCTATTTCACAGACCCACCTTACGGGTTAAGTGCAGCATACGGGGTGGAATCCGAAAAAGAACTCGACTTTCAAGGGGTCTACCGCTTGTCTTCCGACTATGAAACGTTGACACTTCTCGTTGACGACTTTGACAGACCTAACGGCATCTGCTTTTCACCAGACGAATCCATCCTCTATATTAACGATACCGAACGGATGCATGTCCGCGCCTTTGACATACAACCCGACGGCACCCTCACAAACGATCGCGTATTCGGTGAAGAAGAGGGGGATAACGGTAAACCTGACGGCATGAAAGCTGATGTCCAAGGAAATGTCTACCTAACCGGTCCAGACGGGATCTGGGTCTTCGCGCCAGACGGAACGCACCTCGGCATTATTCTTGTCCCTGAGCGCGCGGCGAACTTGGCATGGGGCGGTGATGACTGGAAAACCCTATTTATCACAGCAAGCACCTCAGTTTATCGTATCGAATGCAAAATAGCAGGAGTCCCTGTACCCTAA
- the dut gene encoding dUTP diphosphatase codes for MSMKINIKRIDKTLPLPKYETSGSVGFDFICRESAEIAPQSIVLIPANVVVETPPGYMLMVCLRSSTPRKFGLLMPQGVGIVDNDYCGEEDELKIQVYNFTDEVVKVERGSRIAQGIFVRVDTAEWNEVEQMAAASRGGFGSTDR; via the coding sequence ATGTCGATGAAAATTAATATCAAACGCATAGATAAGACACTCCCGTTGCCGAAATATGAAACGTCAGGGTCTGTAGGCTTCGATTTTATCTGCCGAGAATCCGCAGAAATCGCGCCACAATCCATCGTACTCATCCCTGCTAATGTGGTCGTCGAAACCCCGCCCGGTTATATGCTAATGGTTTGTCTACGCAGCAGCACACCGCGCAAATTCGGGCTGCTGATGCCACAAGGGGTCGGCATCGTTGATAACGACTACTGTGGCGAAGAGGATGAACTGAAAATCCAAGTCTATAATTTTACCGACGAGGTTGTGAAGGTCGAAAGAGGCAGTCGGATTGCGCAAGGGATTTTTGTCCGTGTAGATACGGCAGAATGGAATGAGGTTGAACAGATGGCAGCCGCTTCAAGAGGCGGGTTTGGCAGCACAGATCGATAG
- a CDS encoding thymidylate synthase, whose product MKQYLEGLQQVLNTGVDREGRNGKTRAIFGMQMRYNLEDGFPAVTTKKLAFRSVKAELLGFLRGYDHAEQFEKLGTQIWNANADAWGRDGYLGRIYGVQWRKWQTEDGTIDQLAKVIEQIRTNPHSRKHIVTAWNPAELEEMALTPCHMCFQFFIADGKLSLQMYQPSCDMFLGVPFNIASYALLLHMVAQVTDLTPYEFVHTLGDAHIYHAHFEAVEMQLKRESYPLPKLVLNPKIKSIDAFKMQHIQLESYQHHDAIRAPMIV is encoded by the coding sequence ATGAAACAATACCTTGAAGGACTGCAACAAGTATTAAACACGGGCGTTGACCGAGAGGGCAGAAATGGGAAAACCCGAGCCATCTTCGGCATGCAAATGCGATATAATCTCGAAGACGGATTTCCTGCCGTAACCACGAAAAAACTCGCATTCCGGTCCGTAAAAGCGGAACTCTTAGGGTTCTTGCGCGGCTATGATCACGCTGAGCAGTTTGAGAAACTCGGGACACAGATATGGAACGCAAACGCTGATGCTTGGGGGCGTGATGGGTACCTTGGACGGATATACGGCGTTCAGTGGCGAAAATGGCAAACTGAAGATGGAACGATTGATCAGTTAGCCAAGGTAATTGAACAAATCCGGACAAATCCGCATAGTCGTAAACATATTGTCACGGCGTGGAACCCGGCGGAATTAGAGGAGATGGCATTGACACCCTGCCACATGTGCTTTCAATTCTTTATCGCAGACGGCAAGCTGTCGCTGCAGATGTATCAGCCGAGTTGTGATATGTTCTTAGGTGTGCCCTTTAATATTGCCTCCTACGCGCTGCTTCTGCACATGGTGGCGCAAGTAACAGATTTAACACCGTATGAATTCGTCCACACTTTAGGGGATGCCCACATCTACCACGCACACTTTGAAGCCGTCGAAATGCAACTCAAACGGGAATCTTACCCACTGCCGAAACTCGTTTTGAATCCGAAAATCAAGTCAATTGATGCTTTCAAGATGCAGCACATTCAGTTAGAGAGCTATCAACACCACGACGCAATTCGCGCACCTATGATTGTCTAA
- a CDS encoding dihydrofolate reductase has product MLISMIAAMDRNRLIGNGPDIPWQMPADQRHFRDMTLGKPVVMGRKTFETLKNPLPKRLNIILTRNTDYKAPEGCIVAHAVDDIISHCKKAETEELMICGGAPIYQAFLPHADRLYITQIHATFEGDVYFPAFDITAWQEVKRIDGEPDEKNPYAYSFLFLERK; this is encoded by the coding sequence ATGTTAATTTCAATGATCGCCGCAATGGACAGAAACAGGCTGATCGGCAACGGACCAGACATCCCATGGCAGATGCCTGCTGACCAGCGACATTTTCGCGATATGACCCTCGGCAAACCCGTCGTTATGGGACGTAAGACTTTTGAAACCCTCAAAAATCCTTTACCAAAGCGGCTCAACATTATTCTCACGCGAAATACAGATTACAAGGCACCAGAAGGCTGTATTGTCGCACACGCAGTAGACGATATTATCAGCCACTGCAAGAAAGCAGAAACAGAAGAACTCATGATATGCGGTGGTGCCCCTATCTACCAAGCATTTCTTCCGCATGCCGACAGGCTCTATATCACGCAGATTCATGCTACCTTTGAAGGCGATGTCTATTTCCCAGCATTTGATATAACAGCATGGCAGGAAGTGAAACGCATCGACGGTGAACCCGACGAGAAAAACCCTTACGCTTACAGTTTTCTGTTTTTAGAACGAAAATAG
- a CDS encoding ThuA domain-containing protein produces MLNLCMLSGSFEYDSEASLLTFKAFVEKHYPINTNLIVYRSEDDDPSLAALDEADALLVFTRRLNTDGASLRQFQDYSEQGRPLVGVRTASHAYQNYLAFDKDVLGGDYQGHYGHGPITRVELVEAEHPILKGIPAFDSYGSLYKNPSLRDDTSLLLMGHTDEHAEPVAWTRLHNGGRVCYTSLGHQQDFEVEPFLRFLAQSVLWVSEQI; encoded by the coding sequence GTGCTTAACCTCTGCATGCTCTCAGGTTCTTTTGAATACGACTCCGAAGCATCTTTGCTCACTTTCAAGGCATTTGTTGAAAAACACTATCCAATCAACACAAATCTAATCGTCTACAGATCAGAAGACGACGATCCATCTTTGGCGGCATTGGATGAGGCAGATGCTTTGTTAGTTTTCACGCGGCGTCTCAATACAGACGGAGCATCACTCAGGCAATTTCAAGATTACTCTGAACAAGGTAGACCGCTTGTTGGTGTCAGGACAGCCAGCCACGCGTATCAAAACTATCTTGCGTTTGATAAAGATGTTCTCGGTGGCGACTATCAAGGGCATTACGGTCATGGACCCATTACGCGTGTGGAATTAGTTGAGGCAGAACACCCGATCTTGAAGGGGATTCCAGCGTTTGATAGCTATGGGAGTCTCTACAAAAATCCATCACTTCGTGACGATACATCTTTATTACTGATGGGACACACCGACGAACACGCCGAACCGGTAGCATGGACACGTTTGCATAATGGCGGTCGCGTCTGTTATACCTCACTCGGACATCAACAGGACTTTGAAGTAGAACCCTTTCTACGATTTCTCGCGCAAAGCGTTTTGTGGGTATCTGAACAGATCTAA
- a CDS encoding amidohydrolase family protein, with protein METLTILNGDIYTPKHYGQGNILIQDDTISEITKDTLQPLGKVIDASNCLVIPGLIDGLVHGGGGYDTMTGEVEDIVAIARAHARSGVTSLVLGISSGSMAQINGALTAIAHVVDEPVADGSQIIGSYVEGKFGSLAKNGAQNAKYITPPNFEEFHAMWAASDGTLKVISLAPENDENFQFIKHLAAFRTDAYNDIVIAMGHTNATYQQAMAAIDAGITRATHTYNGMSGMHHRTLGAIEAVLSHPNIHAELIIDEHHVHPFWGHHLIQQKGIDAVGLITDCTELAGVPTEEWQASATYVPQFDAYRLNEDAISERDTAFETGTTEKYVRNGAMWLDVGKPTERLAGANITLIDGIRNVINWGNSLEDALTMATSTPAENLGVAAAVGSIATGKIADIVIVDQNLSVQTVILRGKSLKN; from the coding sequence ATGGAAACACTGACAATTCTGAATGGCGATATCTACACCCCAAAACATTACGGACAAGGGAATATCCTCATTCAAGACGACACAATTTCAGAAATAACAAAAGATACGCTTCAACCGCTGGGGAAGGTCATCGACGCATCTAACTGCCTTGTAATTCCGGGGCTGATTGATGGATTAGTACATGGCGGTGGCGGCTATGATACAATGACAGGTGAAGTCGAAGATATAGTAGCAATCGCGCGTGCCCATGCCCGCAGTGGTGTCACCTCATTGGTGTTAGGTATCTCCTCCGGCAGTATGGCACAAATCAACGGTGCCTTAACCGCTATTGCACACGTCGTTGACGAGCCAGTTGCCGATGGTTCACAGATTATCGGTTCGTATGTTGAAGGGAAATTCGGGAGTCTCGCTAAAAACGGTGCCCAGAATGCGAAGTATATTACACCCCCGAACTTTGAAGAATTTCATGCAATGTGGGCAGCCTCCGACGGGACCTTGAAAGTGATTTCTCTTGCCCCGGAAAACGATGAAAACTTCCAATTTATCAAGCACCTCGCAGCCTTTAGGACGGACGCTTACAACGACATCGTCATCGCAATGGGACACACCAATGCCACATACCAACAAGCGATGGCAGCGATTGACGCAGGTATAACGCGTGCGACACATACCTACAACGGTATGAGCGGGATGCATCACCGCACACTCGGTGCAATTGAAGCGGTACTTTCCCACCCAAATATCCACGCAGAACTCATCATCGACGAACACCATGTCCACCCCTTTTGGGGGCATCACCTGATTCAGCAGAAAGGAATTGACGCAGTCGGGTTGATTACGGACTGTACAGAACTCGCTGGGGTCCCTACTGAAGAATGGCAGGCCTCAGCCACTTATGTGCCTCAATTTGATGCCTATCGCCTCAATGAAGATGCGATCTCCGAACGCGATACAGCTTTTGAAACCGGCACCACCGAGAAGTACGTCCGCAACGGCGCGATGTGGCTCGATGTCGGCAAACCGACCGAACGCCTCGCAGGTGCGAATATAACGCTTATCGATGGGATTCGCAATGTCATCAATTGGGGAAATTCACTCGAAGATGCATTAACAATGGCAACATCAACACCGGCAGAAAATTTAGGGGTCGCGGCAGCCGTAGGTTCAATTGCGACAGGTAAAATAGCAGATATTGTCATTGTCGACCAAAATTTAAGTGTCCAGACGGTTATTTTACGTGGAAAATCGCTAAAAAACTAA
- the rpsL gene encoding 30S ribosomal protein S12: MPTINQLIKKPRKKSRKKTKSPVLEQCPQRRGICLQVKTITPKKPNSALRKVARVRFTTGYEATCYIPGIDHNLQEHSVVLVRGGRVKDLSNVRYHIVRGQLDTAGVENRRQGRSKYGARKPD; encoded by the coding sequence ATGCCAACGATTAACCAGTTAATTAAAAAACCGCGTAAGAAGTCCCGGAAGAAAACGAAATCGCCGGTGCTTGAGCAATGTCCCCAGCGGCGCGGTATCTGTCTACAGGTGAAAACAATAACGCCGAAAAAACCGAATTCGGCACTGCGTAAAGTAGCCCGGGTGCGTTTCACCACCGGTTACGAAGCCACCTGTTATATTCCGGGGATCGATCACAATTTGCAAGAACACTCAGTCGTTTTGGTTCGGGGTGGGCGAGTGAAAGACCTTTCTAACGTGCGTTACCACATCGTCCGTGGGCAGTTGGATACCGCTGGTGTCGAAAATCGTCGCCAGGGACGTTCAAAGTACGGTGCTCGGAAACCCGACTAA
- the rpsG gene encoding 30S ribosomal protein S7, whose product MPRRGNISKRDVSPDSIYNSKLVSKFINSLMLDGKKSTAQSILYESFKIIEERTNEEGFAVFRQAINNVKPVLEIRPRRVGSQTYQVPVDVKAERKQRLAFSWIIQSARARGERRMAERLAGEILEASQNEGGAIRRKQDQHRMAEANRAFAHYRW is encoded by the coding sequence ATGCCGAGACGTGGAAATATCAGTAAACGCGATGTCAGTCCTGACTCAATCTATAACAGTAAGCTCGTATCAAAGTTTATTAATAGTCTCATGTTGGACGGGAAGAAAAGCACTGCCCAATCAATCCTATATGAGAGTTTCAAAATTATCGAAGAGCGGACAAATGAAGAAGGCTTCGCTGTGTTCCGTCAAGCGATCAATAACGTCAAGCCGGTCCTCGAAATTCGGCCCCGCCGTGTAGGCAGCCAAACCTACCAGGTCCCGGTTGATGTCAAAGCTGAGCGCAAACAACGATTGGCTTTCAGTTGGATTATCCAATCTGCTCGCGCCCGTGGCGAAAGACGCATGGCAGAACGTCTCGCTGGTGAAATACTTGAAGCGTCGCAGAACGAAGGCGGCGCAATCCGTAGGAAACAGGATCAGCATCGAATGGCAGAAGCCAACCGAGCTTTCGCACATTATCGATGGTAG
- the fusA gene encoding elongation factor G, with translation MADTKNSTPQRLELPHMRNIGIMAHIDAGKTTVTERILYYTGRVYRIGDVDDGTTAMDWMVQEQERGITITAAATTCHWKKHHINIIDTPGHIDFTVEVERSLRVLDGAVAVFCAVGGVEPQSETVWRQADKYNIPRIAFVNKMDRTGADFFRTVEMMEERLGATAIPVQLPIGSAEQYTGIVDLISMKGQIWNVGTDAGNDGTVIQETDIPKEMEEMANEYRDRMLEAIADCDEELLHKYLDGIEISPEEIKAGIRNAVIAGKIVPVLCGTALKNKGVQPLLDAIVSYLPAPTDVPPIVGFDPKTEEDETRHPKNDEPFCGLAFKIMTDPHVGKLTYLRVYSGVLKKGDTLYNSKTRKHERIGRLMQMHANKREELQAVYAGDIAAAIGLKDLSTGDTLCDPKAHITLETMVFPLPVMSIAVEPRTQSDIDKLNLALSKLAEEDPTFKVHQDSETGQTLLSGMGELHLEIIVDRLVREFNVSANVGNPEVAYRETIRKAVKSEGRFVRQSGGRGQFGHVVIEVEPLAKGTGFEFIDETKGGVIPQEYIPAVQKGIENAMNTGVLAGYPVVDVSVKLIDGYHHAVDSSEMAFSIAGSMAFKDALKRGTPTLLEPIMDVEVIAPDEYLGKVIGDLNARRAQIRETELQSKSRIQVIKVDVPLSEMFGYVKTLRSLTQGRANYSMEFAHYNEVPTSVMEDLVSSTNRDS, from the coding sequence GTGGCAGATACAAAAAATAGCACTCCACAGCGCTTAGAATTACCTCACATGCGGAATATCGGCATCATGGCACACATTGATGCTGGCAAAACTACCGTAACCGAACGTATCCTATATTATACCGGTAGAGTCTATCGAATCGGTGATGTCGACGATGGTACCACTGCTATGGACTGGATGGTCCAAGAGCAAGAACGCGGTATCACGATTACTGCCGCCGCAACGACCTGCCACTGGAAAAAACACCATATTAATATTATTGATACACCCGGGCATATTGACTTTACTGTTGAAGTCGAACGTTCACTTCGCGTACTCGACGGGGCAGTTGCGGTTTTCTGCGCAGTCGGTGGTGTTGAACCACAATCCGAAACTGTTTGGAGACAAGCCGATAAATATAATATACCCCGAATCGCATTCGTCAACAAAATGGATCGCACCGGTGCTGATTTCTTCCGCACCGTTGAGATGATGGAAGAACGTCTCGGTGCCACGGCAATTCCGGTGCAACTGCCTATCGGTTCAGCAGAACAATATACAGGCATCGTTGATCTCATCTCCATGAAAGGTCAGATTTGGAACGTCGGGACAGATGCCGGTAACGACGGTACCGTTATTCAAGAAACAGACATCCCCAAAGAAATGGAAGAGATGGCAAACGAATATCGCGATCGGATGTTAGAGGCTATCGCCGATTGCGATGAAGAACTCCTCCACAAATACTTAGACGGTATCGAAATTTCACCTGAAGAAATTAAAGCCGGGATCCGTAACGCTGTAATCGCTGGCAAAATTGTCCCTGTCCTTTGCGGAACCGCTCTAAAAAATAAAGGTGTACAGCCGCTCTTAGACGCAATCGTCTCTTACTTACCAGCACCAACTGACGTGCCACCGATAGTAGGCTTTGATCCGAAAACCGAAGAAGATGAGACACGGCACCCGAAGAACGATGAACCGTTCTGTGGGCTGGCATTCAAAATTATGACTGACCCGCACGTTGGCAAACTCACGTATCTACGTGTCTACTCTGGTGTCCTTAAAAAAGGTGATACGCTTTATAACAGTAAGACCAGAAAACACGAACGGATTGGACGGTTGATGCAGATGCATGCCAACAAACGGGAAGAGTTGCAGGCGGTTTACGCAGGCGACATCGCCGCAGCAATCGGCTTAAAGGACCTTTCAACAGGGGACACACTTTGTGATCCGAAAGCACATATCACCTTAGAAACTATGGTGTTCCCGCTCCCGGTAATGTCCATCGCAGTTGAACCTCGCACACAATCTGATATTGACAAACTCAACCTCGCCCTCTCTAAACTCGCTGAAGAAGACCCCACCTTTAAAGTCCATCAAGATTCAGAAACTGGACAGACACTCTTGTCTGGTATGGGTGAACTTCACCTCGAAATCATTGTTGATAGGCTCGTCCGAGAGTTTAACGTCTCAGCGAATGTTGGTAACCCAGAAGTCGCCTATCGCGAAACGATCCGCAAGGCGGTCAAGTCTGAGGGTAGATTTGTACGCCAATCCGGGGGTAGAGGTCAATTCGGTCATGTCGTCATTGAAGTTGAGCCTCTCGCAAAAGGCACCGGTTTTGAATTCATTGACGAGACCAAAGGCGGCGTTATTCCACAGGAATACATTCCAGCTGTCCAGAAAGGCATTGAGAACGCCATGAATACGGGTGTTCTTGCTGGCTATCCAGTTGTTGATGTATCCGTAAAACTCATTGATGGTTATCACCACGCGGTAGATTCATCAGAAATGGCGTTCTCTATTGCGGGTTCAATGGCGTTTAAAGATGCCTTGAAGCGTGGAACTCCAACACTCCTTGAACCAATCATGGATGTTGAGGTCATCGCACCAGACGAATATCTCGGAAAAGTTATAGGCGATTTGAACGCACGTCGTGCACAGATACGCGAGACGGAACTGCAATCGAAATCCCGTATCCAAGTTATCAAGGTTGATGTCCCCCTCTCAGAAATGTTTGGGTACGTCAAAACCCTCAGGTCACTCACACAAGGTAGAGCTAACTACTCTATGGAATTTGCACACTATAACGAAGTTCCGACAAGTGTGATGGAGGACCTAGTTTCATCAACGAATCGTGATTCGTAA
- the tuf gene encoding elongation factor Tu → MAKETFERNKPHVNIGTIGHVDHGKTTLTAAITMVLSKLADADYVQKYEDIDKAPEEKERGITINTAHVEYETENRHYAHVDCPGHADYIKNMITGAAQMDGAILVVSAADGPMPQTREHVLLARQVNVPSLVVFLNKADMVDDEELLELVELEVRELLSDYDFPGDDIPIVTGSALEAMESDGDPSNDSCKPILELMEAVDSYIPEPVRDTDKPFLMSIEDTFTISGRGTVVTGRVERGVIEIGNPVEIVGLRETQDTVITGVEMFNKSLDEGRAGDNLGALLRGVERDAVERGQVLAVPGTVTPHTKFEAEAYILTKDEGGRWNPFFTGYRPQFYFRTTDVTGKMDLPEGIEMIMPGDNAKITVELSKPIAMEEQLRFAIREGGQTIGAGVVSKILE, encoded by the coding sequence ATGGCTAAGGAAACGTTTGAAAGGAATAAACCACACGTTAATATTGGAACAATCGGTCACGTTGACCACGGTAAAACGACGCTGACAGCAGCGATTACCATGGTCCTCTCGAAACTTGCCGATGCAGATTACGTCCAGAAGTATGAAGATATTGACAAGGCACCGGAAGAAAAAGAGCGTGGCATTACGATTAATACAGCACATGTTGAATATGAGACCGAGAATCGGCACTATGCCCACGTCGATTGCCCCGGACACGCCGACTATATCAAGAATATGATTACCGGCGCAGCACAGATGGACGGCGCGATCCTTGTGGTATCCGCCGCTGATGGTCCCATGCCCCAGACGCGCGAGCACGTACTTCTCGCACGGCAGGTGAATGTGCCTTCTCTCGTCGTCTTCCTTAACAAGGCAGACATGGTCGATGACGAAGAATTGCTTGAACTCGTTGAACTGGAAGTCCGAGAATTGCTCAGTGATTACGACTTCCCCGGTGATGATATTCCCATCGTCACAGGTTCTGCTCTTGAAGCTATGGAATCCGACGGAGACCCATCAAACGACTCGTGTAAACCGATTCTGGAACTTATGGAAGCCGTTGATAGTTACATTCCAGAACCCGTCCGTGATACCGACAAACCGTTCCTGATGTCAATCGAAGATACTTTCACCATCAGTGGACGCGGTACCGTTGTTACCGGACGCGTTGAACGCGGCGTTATTGAAATCGGAAACCCAGTCGAAATCGTTGGACTCCGAGAAACACAAGACACCGTTATCACAGGCGTTGAGATGTTTAACAAGAGCCTTGACGAAGGTCGTGCAGGTGATAATCTCGGCGCGCTGCTACGCGGTGTTGAGCGAGATGCCGTTGAACGCGGACAAGTTTTGGCAGTCCCCGGAACCGTTACACCGCATACCAAATTTGAAGCCGAAGCCTACATTCTCACAAAAGATGAGGGTGGACGCTGGAACCCCTTCTTTACCGGATACAGACCACAGTTCTATTTCAGAACAACCGACGTAACCGGAAAGATGGATCTTCCTGAAGGCATCGAAATGATTATGCCCGGTGATAACGCAAAAATTACCGTTGAATTGTCCAAACCCATCGCGATGGAAGAACAACTTCGATTCGCAATTCGTGAAGGTGGACAAACAATTGGTGCTGGTGTTGTCTCGAAGATTCTTGAATAA
- the rpsJ gene encoding 30S ribosomal protein S10, giving the protein MDNQKIRIRLKAFDYRLLDLSSKQIADTAKRTGAAVSGPIPLPTKKHIYTVQRSTFTDKKSREQFEMRIHKRLLDILETTPKTVDALMRLDLPAGVDVKITLL; this is encoded by the coding sequence ATGGACAATCAAAAAATTCGCATCCGGCTTAAGGCATTTGACTATCGGTTGTTAGACCTGTCGTCAAAGCAGATAGCAGATACTGCAAAACGCACAGGTGCAGCTGTCTCGGGTCCGATTCCATTGCCGACGAAAAAGCATATCTATACCGTCCAACGTTCAACGTTTACAGACAAAAAGTCGCGTGAACAATTTGAGATGCGGATTCATAAACGTCTGCTGGATATCTTAGAGACTACACCGAAAACCGTTGATGCTTTAATGCGGCTGGACCTGCCCGCAGGTGTCGACGTCAAAATTACGCTTCTCTAA
- the rplC gene encoding 50S ribosomal protein L3, with product MVNGIIGRKVGMTQIFEDSGTAVPVTVIQAGPCPIVQLKTQEKDGYQAVQLGFGEQKENRTNSPKRGHLAKAGVDSAQVLREFRVQSLDDVSVGNIVDASVFSEGELVDVTGTSKGRGFTGVVKRWKFAGGKKSHGGEQDLRRPGSIGASATPSRVFKGKRMAGRHGAKRHTVQNLPVIQADPERNLLVVKGAVPGPPNGLLLIRKASKTLSA from the coding sequence ATGGTTAATGGTATTATCGGCCGCAAAGTCGGCATGACACAAATCTTTGAAGATTCTGGAACAGCAGTGCCTGTTACTGTTATCCAAGCGGGTCCTTGTCCAATTGTTCAACTCAAAACGCAAGAGAAAGACGGCTATCAAGCAGTTCAGTTGGGGTTTGGAGAACAGAAAGAAAACCGCACGAATAGTCCGAAACGTGGACATTTAGCAAAAGCCGGTGTTGATTCAGCACAGGTGCTTCGCGAATTTCGGGTACAGAGTCTTGATGATGTGTCTGTAGGAAACATTGTTGATGCAAGTGTCTTTTCCGAAGGTGAACTTGTTGATGTGACAGGCACCTCAAAAGGGCGCGGTTTCACTGGGGTAGTGAAACGTTGGAAATTCGCTGGTGGTAAGAAAAGCCACGGCGGTGAGCAAGACCTCCGCCGTCCGGGTTCCATCGGTGCCAGCGCAACACCTTCTCGAGTGTTTAAAGGAAAACGGATGGCTGGCCGCCACGGTGCCAAACGGCATACCGTTCAAAATCTCCCTGTGATCCAAGCCGATCCCGAGCGTAACTTACTGGTGGTCAAAGGCGCAGTCCCTGGCCCCCCCAACGGTTTGCTTCTGATTAGGAAAGCATCTAAAACACTGAGTGCATAG